Proteins encoded in a region of the Uloborus diversus isolate 005 chromosome 1, Udiv.v.3.1, whole genome shotgun sequence genome:
- the LOC129234282 gene encoding neuroligin-4, X-linked-like produces MTSPQLHQWILPMKIITIMYLIASFNFYNVLASIYNMDFDSRHLSTRVVHTRYGTLRGFISTLSNRELQPVEVFLGVPYAGAPTGRLRFMPPVTSPHWKGIRSADTWGPVCPQKLPDISNETEALRRMPYGRFRYLQRLIPHLTDQSEDCLYLNIYAPAIG; encoded by the exons atgactTCACCTCAACTGCACCAATGGATATTACCGATGAAGATTATCACTATCATGTACTTGATAGCGTCATTCAACTTTTACAATGTGTTGGCATCCATTTACAATATGGACTTCGATTCCCGCCACCTGAGCACCAGGGTTGTTCACACCAGGTACGGCACCTTAAGAGGATTTATCAGCACCTTGTCGAACCGAGAGCTTCAACCTGTAGAGGTGTTTTTGGGGGTCCCATACGCGGGGGCACCCACGGGTCGCCTGAGATTCATGCCACCTGTCACGTCCCCACATTGGAAAGGCATTCGATCTGCAGATACCTGGGGACCAGTCTGTCCTCAAAAGCTGCCAGACATCAGCAACGAAACAGAAGCGTTGCGAAGAATGCCATATGGAAGGTTTCGTTACTTGCAGAGACTGATCCCGCATTTGACGGATCAGAGTGAGGATTGCCTTTACCTCAACATATATGCGCCAGCCATTG gttaa